The Pelorhabdus rhamnosifermentans genome includes a window with the following:
- a CDS encoding peptidase MA family metallohydrolase produces MVNKLNLRKETEHFTIYYNEIDKTCINKVSAVLENNYNKITNHFNQQLQEKLTIEIHSDLNQLHLALGFPNAPDWIRGGLGIGKIVIASPLNPPRGSEFDNVLNTAVHEFVHIIVNKINAATPRWLNEGIAGYEAKDNDENWIRKTVKNGLVSNKIPTFKDLDTGEDFETFFKRNGYPYSYTIVESIIEEFGYDKLCNFIKSPNNFVAAFGITENQLQNKWMEYIRKNYLLM; encoded by the coding sequence TTGGTTAACAAACTAAATTTAAGAAAAGAAACAGAGCATTTTACAATTTATTACAACGAAATAGATAAGACATGTATAAATAAAGTTTCAGCTGTTCTTGAAAATAATTATAATAAAATTACCAATCATTTTAATCAACAACTTCAAGAGAAATTGACTATTGAGATTCATTCAGACCTTAATCAACTTCATCTTGCTTTAGGATTTCCCAATGCGCCTGATTGGATAAGAGGAGGGCTTGGAATAGGCAAAATTGTCATAGCGTCTCCTTTAAATCCACCCCGAGGTTCAGAATTTGATAATGTATTAAATACAGCCGTTCACGAGTTTGTGCATATTATAGTAAATAAAATAAATGCGGCTACACCCAGATGGCTGAATGAAGGAATTGCAGGTTACGAAGCAAAAGACAATGATGAAAACTGGATAAGAAAAACGGTCAAGAATGGGTTAGTAAGTAATAAGATTCCTACATTCAAAGATTTAGATACTGGCGAGGATTTTGAAACTTTTTTTAAACGTAATGGTTATCCATACTCATACACTATAGTAGAATCAATTATTGAAGAGTTTGGTTATGATAAGTTATGTAATTTTATAAAATCGCCTAATAACTTTGTAGCTGCTTTTGGCATAACGGAGAACCAATTGCAAAATAAATGGATGGAGTATATTAGAAAGAACTATCTCTTAATGTAA
- a CDS encoding amidohydrolase family protein, with product MIIDSHAHVMLPSERQLQLMEEAKVDCTILFTSTIHPETATNMQALETELNSLYDIVNGVKNPLNERIHATTELAQIIKENPTKYIGFGSIPFGLSYHENLEWINKYILANDFRGIGELTPGSGQVSQLEPLFLASREVGNLPLWVHTFLPLNFEDIKALLILAKKYPSVPLILGHLGGIHWLNTLKAIRDIRNIYLDLSATFTTIAPSFAIREYPERTFFSSDAPYCSPLTARTIIEQIVSDPHILAQVLGGNIARLLNI from the coding sequence ATGATTATTGATAGTCATGCCCATGTTATGCTTCCATCAGAGCGGCAGTTGCAACTGATGGAAGAAGCTAAGGTGGATTGTACTATTCTGTTTACTTCGACGATCCATCCGGAAACAGCAACGAACATGCAAGCTTTAGAAACAGAGCTAAATAGTTTGTATGATATTGTGAACGGGGTAAAAAATCCGCTGAACGAAAGGATACATGCCACTACAGAGCTTGCTCAAATAATAAAGGAAAATCCCACAAAATATATTGGCTTTGGCTCCATTCCATTCGGCTTGTCTTATCATGAAAACTTGGAATGGATAAATAAATATATTTTAGCTAATGATTTTCGTGGTATTGGCGAACTAACCCCAGGTTCGGGTCAGGTATCTCAACTGGAACCTTTGTTCTTGGCTTCCCGTGAGGTAGGTAATCTTCCCCTTTGGGTTCATACGTTTTTACCGCTTAATTTTGAGGATATTAAGGCGTTGCTGATTTTAGCTAAAAAGTATCCAAGTGTTCCATTAATATTAGGGCACCTTGGCGGGATACATTGGTTAAATACATTGAAGGCCATTAGGGACATACGGAATATTTACTTAGACTTATCGGCAACTTTTACCACAATAGCACCCTCGTTTGCCATAAGAGAATATCCTGAACGTACCTTTTTCAGTTCAGATGCACCCTATTGTTCACCATTAACAGCAAGAACTATCATCGAGCAAATCGTTTCAGATCCGCATATTTTGGCACAAGTTTTGGGCGGAAATATCGCTCGATTATTAAATATATGA
- a CDS encoding MerR family transcriptional regulator, translating to MLIRELSRKTSASVRSIRYYETKKLLIPKRLENGYREYDETAVERVKTIQLYISLGLNTDDIAQIIDCPTSMQSGRPLCKLVRKLYKAKLADVNSKIAILHQVQLRLQERIQDFEES from the coding sequence GTGCTAATTAGAGAATTGTCGCGTAAAACGAGTGCAAGCGTGAGGTCGATAAGATATTATGAAACAAAAAAGTTGTTAATTCCTAAACGGTTAGAAAATGGATATCGGGAATATGATGAAACGGCTGTTGAAAGAGTAAAGACTATTCAACTTTATATCAGTCTGGGACTGAATACTGACGACATTGCACAAATCATTGACTGTCCGACTTCTATGCAAAGTGGGCGCCCCTTATGCAAGCTTGTTCGTAAGTTATATAAAGCAAAGTTAGCTGACGTCAATAGTAAAATTGCAATATTGCATCAGGTGCAATTGCGTCTGCAAGAGAGAATACAGGATTTTGAGGAAAGTTGA
- a CDS encoding dienelactone hydrolase family protein → MLNYIHHADTVIIVLHEIYGVNQHIIDICEEFSKCGMDVIAPNLLKDKESFRYDQEAIAYQHFMNNIGFGSAFDQVKRVLYNVRASYKAVYVVGYSVGATLAWLCSETGLCDLAIGFYGSRIRDYFTRKPKCPVLLLFPTEEKTFDVDDLISHLSNFEHIQVEKLAGQHGFANPFSASYNKESAIKSCRKIMSFVKKYERGMSKPRRNW, encoded by the coding sequence ATGTTAAACTATATTCATCACGCGGATACAGTTATCATTGTTCTACATGAAATTTATGGAGTTAATCAGCACATCATTGATATATGTGAAGAGTTTTCGAAATGTGGGATGGATGTCATTGCTCCTAACTTGCTTAAGGATAAGGAGTCTTTTCGTTATGACCAAGAAGCAATCGCTTATCAGCACTTTATGAATAATATTGGATTCGGAAGTGCCTTCGATCAAGTAAAAAGGGTTCTTTACAATGTGCGAGCGAGCTATAAAGCGGTTTACGTGGTTGGTTATAGTGTAGGAGCTACACTTGCGTGGTTATGTAGCGAAACAGGCTTATGTGATTTAGCTATTGGATTTTATGGCTCAAGAATACGAGATTATTTTACGCGAAAGCCTAAATGCCCGGTTTTATTGCTTTTTCCTACTGAAGAAAAAACTTTTGATGTGGACGACTTGATTTCACATTTAAGTAACTTTGAACATATCCAAGTTGAAAAATTAGCGGGCCAGCATGGTTTTGCTAACCCGTTTTCGGCCAGTTATAATAAAGAATCGGCAATTAAATCCTGTAGGAAAATCATGTCCTTCGTTAAAAAATATGAAAGGGGAATGAGTAAACCTCGCCGTAATTGGTAG
- a CDS encoding ribonuclease H1 domain-containing protein translates to MAGKKYYGVRAGRIPGVYRDWTQCKKQIDGFPNALFKGFPTEEEAEAYVNQVAASAVAHTKKRLDSIADIFVDGSYYKNRYSWAFAVYQAGELSFSDSGAGEDDEAAKMNNVAGELAAAVKAMEWAEANHIQPITIHHDYMGIAAWAEGAWQAKNKFTLAYAKFASERLSWVHFQKVEGHTGVSGNELVDKLAKGALGI, encoded by the coding sequence ATGGCGGGTAAAAAATACTATGGGGTAAGAGCGGGCCGAATTCCTGGCGTTTATCGTGATTGGACGCAATGTAAAAAACAGATTGATGGTTTTCCAAATGCTTTATTTAAAGGTTTTCCCACCGAAGAAGAGGCCGAAGCTTATGTCAATCAAGTGGCTGCTTCTGCAGTCGCTCATACAAAAAAACGGCTAGACTCGATTGCAGATATTTTCGTTGATGGCAGTTACTATAAAAATCGTTATAGCTGGGCCTTTGCTGTCTATCAAGCGGGGGAATTGTCTTTTTCAGACAGCGGTGCTGGCGAAGATGACGAAGCGGCTAAAATGAATAATGTGGCAGGTGAATTAGCGGCAGCTGTAAAGGCTATGGAATGGGCTGAGGCCAATCACATCCAGCCTATTACGATTCATCATGATTATATGGGGATTGCTGCCTGGGCTGAAGGGGCCTGGCAGGCTAAAAATAAATTTACTCTTGCTTATGCCAAGTTTGCTTCAGAACGTTTGAGCTGGGTACATTTTCAAAAAGTTGAAGGGCATACAGGTGTTTCGGGCAATGAGCTTGTGGATAAGCTTGCCAAAGGCGCACTTGGAATATAG
- a CDS encoding CRISPR-associated protein Cas4, which produces MLLFLILLAVVILYKFLCSRKKAKLTPYMLEYFLKITDPVPLCGKPDVVWMNRKGILIVGDYKSRCHNKVYDSDVIQLSVYRLLVEKTQQKPVASFGYIHFKGASRKVKLLSEREIIDLYHRYWKIIEGQVKPNQAGNNSYCQNCSHQSICSSW; this is translated from the coding sequence ATGTTACTTTTTTTAATATTACTAGCAGTTGTTATTCTATATAAATTTTTGTGTTCGAGAAAAAAGGCTAAGCTTACTCCTTATATGCTAGAGTATTTTTTGAAAATTACTGACCCCGTACCCCTTTGCGGGAAGCCTGATGTAGTATGGATGAATCGCAAGGGAATATTAATTGTCGGCGATTATAAAAGTCGCTGCCACAACAAGGTATATGACTCCGATGTTATTCAGCTTTCTGTATATCGTCTACTCGTTGAAAAGACCCAACAAAAGCCTGTTGCGTCTTTTGGCTATATTCATTTTAAAGGGGCGTCTAGGAAGGTTAAACTACTGAGTGAACGGGAGATTATTGATTTATATCATCGCTATTGGAAGATCATTGAGGGACAAGTAAAGCCGAATCAAGCGGGAAATAACAGTTATTGTCAGAATTGTTCCCATCAATCGATCTGTTCGTCATGGTGA
- the larA gene encoding nickel-dependent lactate racemase — protein MAKFELGFGQKNISFEIPDNQLIATVEGRDYPAAKDMEEAFKEAIEHPIGTLPLKEIIAADDTVAIVVSDVTRAWIHYEQFLPLLLNALNDFGVPDEKIFLMVALGAHRKHSAEEQVNVYGEEVVRRVAIYQNDAFNAEEFVYQGTTSHGVKAYQNKRVVNADKVILTGGIVYHLMAGFGAGRKSVMPGISGYETIQGNHALCLNKIVGQGLNPECYNGNTQSDMAQDMMEMADMLQPAFLLNVVMNAEGKVAKFVGGHYEKAWREGCQTVEAIFGVPVAEKADLVIASSGGYPKDINLYQATKSTENAVMACKEGGVIIALLECRNIGEPPDFSDWFQYKSLYEREMVLRKGFTVPGFIALKMGFSAKRMTHIIVSLPKNREFIENAGLVFAASFEEALTLAEERLGKDYKVTVMPHAANTMPVIQA, from the coding sequence TTGGCAAAATTTGAATTGGGTTTTGGGCAGAAAAACATTTCGTTTGAAATTCCCGATAATCAGCTCATTGCTACTGTAGAGGGGAGGGATTATCCAGCTGCAAAAGATATGGAGGAAGCTTTTAAGGAAGCCATTGAGCATCCTATTGGCACGTTACCGCTAAAAGAGATCATTGCCGCAGATGATACAGTCGCTATTGTTGTCAGTGATGTGACGCGTGCTTGGATTCATTATGAACAATTTTTGCCGCTTTTGCTTAATGCGCTCAATGATTTTGGTGTACCTGACGAGAAAATTTTTTTGATGGTCGCTTTGGGTGCCCATCGTAAGCATAGTGCTGAAGAACAGGTAAATGTTTATGGCGAAGAAGTGGTGCGTCGCGTCGCCATTTATCAAAACGATGCTTTTAACGCCGAGGAGTTTGTTTATCAAGGTACGACATCGCATGGTGTTAAAGCTTATCAAAATAAACGTGTTGTCAATGCTGATAAAGTTATTTTGACAGGTGGTATTGTCTATCATTTGATGGCTGGGTTTGGTGCCGGGCGGAAATCCGTTATGCCGGGAATTTCCGGTTATGAGACCATTCAGGGCAATCACGCGCTTTGTCTGAATAAAATTGTTGGACAAGGTCTCAATCCTGAATGCTATAATGGGAATACTCAGTCCGATATGGCACAAGATATGATGGAAATGGCGGACATGCTCCAGCCGGCTTTTTTACTGAATGTCGTCATGAATGCCGAGGGAAAGGTAGCCAAATTTGTTGGCGGTCATTATGAAAAAGCTTGGCGGGAAGGCTGTCAGACTGTGGAGGCTATCTTTGGGGTCCCGGTAGCCGAAAAAGCTGATTTAGTGATTGCTTCTTCTGGTGGATATCCCAAGGATATTAATCTTTATCAGGCAACAAAGTCAACGGAAAATGCGGTTATGGCGTGTAAAGAAGGCGGCGTCATTATTGCACTGCTGGAATGCCGCAATATTGGCGAGCCGCCTGATTTTAGTGATTGGTTCCAGTATAAGTCACTTTATGAACGGGAAATGGTTCTCAGAAAAGGTTTTACTGTACCTGGTTTTATCGCTCTTAAAATGGGGTTTAGTGCGAAACGCATGACACATATCATTGTTTCTTTGCCTAAAAACCGTGAGTTTATAGAAAATGCCGGACTGGTTTTTGCAGCTTCTTTCGAGGAAGCGTTAACACTCGCTGAAGAAAGGTTAGGGAAAGATTATAAAGTGACAGTCATGCCCCACGCTGCCAATACGATGCCTGTGATTCAGGCGTAA
- a CDS encoding RNA degradosome polyphosphate kinase — protein sequence MFDNAEYFLNRELSWLKFNGRVLQESGIKTTPIGERLKFIAITSSNLDEFFMIRVAGLRHQLDSHIQKRDVSGLTVAEQLAAISHDTHVLVQVQYRYLKNIIRQLQTQKIEFVTNSQLSQTDQQWCYTYFRNTIYPVITPVAVDASHPFPFLSNRSLNLAIRITRKGQDEKIAAIQVPAVLPRLVTIPVHTEVRQFIFLEQLIATYCSELFYGYEVKEVVPFRITRNADLTIDEEDVKDLLEEVEKSLRQRKRGQPVRLEIGKTASVSLKNFIVDALNLPPADIYEIAGPLDATCFFNFADLPGMETFKFQPSTPQIPADLSDGKDLFEKIRTEDVLLHHPYESFEPVLDFVQQAAADPAVLAIKQTLYRVSGNSPIVKALSQAAENGKQVTVLVELKARFDEENNILWAKQLEEAGCHVIYGLVGLKTHAKMILVVRKENNGIKRYIHMGTGNYNDSTAKSYTDMGLFTANDQFGADASAFFNVLSGYSDPPVWNKITVAPLGLRAKLVELIDYEIEMVQQGKSSHIIAKMNSLLDKDIIKKLYEASGYGVKIDLIVRGICVLRPGLTDISENITVRSIVGRFLEHHRIIYIQNDDDEKVFLSSADWMPRNLNERVELLFPVDQDKHIQRIKRILAIMLADNQKAHIMKSNGTYRRVPKRGKSVNSQVEFCKLAQETRVEPNLIEHRLQPLYRREE from the coding sequence ATGTTTGATAATGCGGAGTATTTTTTAAATCGTGAACTGAGCTGGTTGAAGTTTAATGGCCGTGTGCTGCAAGAGTCAGGCATTAAAACGACTCCCATTGGAGAAAGGTTAAAGTTTATTGCCATTACAAGCTCTAACTTGGATGAATTTTTCATGATTCGTGTGGCAGGGTTACGTCATCAGCTTGACAGTCATATTCAGAAGCGCGATGTGTCAGGTCTCACTGTGGCTGAGCAACTTGCAGCCATTTCTCATGATACGCATGTGCTTGTGCAAGTGCAATACCGTTATTTAAAGAACATTATTCGGCAGCTTCAAACGCAAAAAATTGAGTTTGTCACAAATAGTCAATTATCCCAAACTGATCAACAATGGTGTTATACCTATTTTCGCAATACCATCTATCCCGTTATTACACCTGTTGCTGTAGATGCCAGTCATCCCTTTCCTTTTCTGTCTAATCGTAGTTTAAACCTGGCCATCCGAATTACTCGCAAAGGTCAGGATGAAAAAATTGCGGCTATTCAAGTGCCCGCAGTATTGCCGCGTCTTGTGACGATACCGGTTCATACGGAAGTGCGTCAGTTCATTTTTCTTGAACAACTTATTGCAACCTATTGCAGTGAGCTATTTTACGGCTATGAAGTCAAGGAAGTCGTTCCTTTTCGTATTACGCGTAATGCCGATCTGACTATTGATGAAGAAGATGTGAAAGATTTACTGGAAGAAGTGGAAAAATCGCTTCGGCAGCGCAAACGTGGCCAACCGGTGCGGCTTGAAATTGGTAAAACAGCTTCGGTGTCTTTGAAAAATTTTATTGTTGATGCACTGAATTTACCTCCGGCAGATATTTATGAAATTGCTGGGCCGCTTGATGCAACCTGTTTCTTTAACTTTGCTGATCTGCCTGGCATGGAAACGTTTAAATTTCAGCCCAGTACGCCGCAAATTCCAGCTGATTTGTCTGATGGAAAAGATTTATTTGAAAAAATTCGCACGGAAGATGTCTTGCTTCATCATCCTTATGAGTCTTTTGAACCTGTTTTGGATTTTGTCCAGCAGGCGGCAGCCGATCCTGCCGTACTGGCCATTAAGCAGACACTATATCGCGTCAGTGGTAATTCGCCCATTGTGAAGGCTCTTTCACAGGCAGCGGAAAATGGCAAACAAGTGACGGTTCTTGTGGAACTAAAGGCGCGTTTTGATGAAGAAAATAATATTTTGTGGGCCAAACAATTGGAGGAAGCGGGCTGCCATGTCATTTATGGTTTAGTGGGTCTTAAGACGCATGCTAAAATGATTCTTGTTGTTCGTAAGGAGAACAATGGTATTAAGCGTTATATTCATATGGGGACAGGAAATTACAATGATTCGACAGCCAAAAGTTACACGGACATGGGACTTTTTACAGCTAATGATCAGTTTGGGGCCGATGCCTCGGCTTTTTTCAATGTTTTGTCTGGTTACTCTGATCCTCCTGTATGGAATAAGATTACTGTCGCTCCACTGGGATTAAGAGCGAAACTTGTTGAGCTCATTGATTATGAAATTGAAATGGTTCAGCAGGGAAAAAGTAGTCATATTATAGCTAAGATGAATTCTCTCCTTGATAAAGATATCATTAAAAAACTATATGAAGCATCTGGATATGGTGTTAAAATAGATTTAATCGTACGTGGTATTTGTGTGCTAAGGCCGGGTCTTACGGATATTAGCGAAAATATTACCGTTCGGAGTATTGTCGGTCGCTTCTTGGAGCACCATCGAATCATTTACATTCAAAATGATGACGATGAGAAAGTCTTTTTATCTAGCGCTGATTGGATGCCGCGTAATTTAAATGAGCGAGTGGAACTATTATTTCCCGTTGATCAGGACAAACATATTCAGCGGATTAAAAGGATACTAGCTATTATGCTGGCAGATAATCAAAAAGCTCATATTATGAAGAGCAATGGGACTTATCGACGTGTGCCGAAGCGTGGTAAGAGCGTCAATAGTCAGGTAGAGTTTTGTAAGTTAGCCCAAGAAACAAGGGTTGAGCCAAATCTCATTGAGCACCGTTTACAGCCGCTATACCGCAGAGAAGAATAG
- a CDS encoding Ppx/GppA phosphatase family protein: MVKQTPEYFAAIHLGSEQVSMQIVEYTCLQDMKVIDQVSRRVDLGEEMFQTHKISFGTLNQVCNLLKGYWRLLKDYGVKDYRLVATTAVREATNQNYIIDQIKVKTGLRVSVVDMPQEIFYKYVSSYHNLAEQGLTADKEGILFVDISSGGLGMTLLQEETIQFQQNLHIGALRIKEGFELAQRESAHFHQALEEYIYSAVEPVKNYLENCRIRYLSLSGIETGLLLKMLHKVRRGNQFCVISVDEFNVLYEQVNRLNVPQLMQIFDLTIDMAEMVLPTLVLYHQMLSLTHVQEIVIPCDNFKDGITLLHLAEQKRDPWIKVIENQIFSLVWNLSKRYLSDTKHARMVEKLSLLLFDKMKKLHGLDKRERFILQGAAILHEIGKFVSLRRHYYHSYQLIVSSDIMGFSNREKAIMANVAYYHTKGIPHSGQANYAKLLEEDKVTVAKLAAMIRLADAMDRSHRNKVKKVNISLKGNDLFIKVAVHEDYSLEEWTFASKADFFEDVFGVRALLERGKSNV; this comes from the coding sequence ATGGTAAAGCAAACGCCGGAATATTTTGCTGCCATTCATTTAGGATCGGAACAAGTGAGTATGCAAATTGTCGAATATACGTGTCTACAAGACATGAAAGTCATTGATCAAGTGAGTCGCCGAGTGGATTTAGGCGAAGAAATGTTTCAAACTCATAAAATTAGTTTTGGTACTTTAAATCAAGTGTGCAATCTTTTAAAGGGGTATTGGCGATTGCTCAAAGACTATGGTGTAAAAGATTATCGTCTTGTGGCGACAACGGCTGTACGTGAAGCGACAAATCAAAATTATATTATTGATCAGATCAAGGTCAAGACGGGTTTGCGTGTGAGTGTTGTCGATATGCCGCAGGAAATTTTTTATAAATATGTTTCGTCTTATCATAACTTAGCTGAGCAGGGGCTTACTGCAGATAAAGAGGGGATTTTGTTTGTCGATATTTCTTCAGGTGGGCTGGGTATGACGCTGCTTCAGGAAGAAACCATTCAATTTCAGCAAAATCTTCACATTGGCGCACTCCGAATCAAGGAAGGGTTTGAATTGGCTCAGCGGGAATCAGCCCATTTTCATCAAGCCCTTGAGGAATATATTTATAGTGCTGTAGAACCAGTTAAGAATTATCTGGAGAATTGTCGTATTCGTTATCTCTCTTTATCAGGTATTGAAACAGGCTTGCTCCTTAAAATGCTTCATAAGGTACGTCGTGGCAATCAGTTCTGTGTGATTAGTGTGGATGAATTTAATGTTCTTTATGAACAAGTAAATCGGCTGAATGTGCCACAACTGATGCAGATTTTTGATTTAACCATAGATATGGCTGAAATGGTGCTTCCCACGCTGGTATTATATCACCAGATGTTATCTCTTACTCATGTACAGGAAATCGTGATTCCTTGTGATAATTTTAAGGATGGTATTACTCTTTTGCATCTGGCTGAACAAAAACGTGATCCCTGGATTAAGGTGATTGAAAATCAAATATTTAGTCTCGTGTGGAACTTAAGTAAGCGTTATCTCTCAGATACAAAGCATGCGCGAATGGTGGAGAAACTTTCCTTATTGCTGTTTGATAAAATGAAAAAGCTTCATGGTCTTGACAAAAGGGAGCGATTTATACTGCAAGGTGCGGCCATTTTGCACGAGATCGGTAAATTTGTGAGTTTACGCCGTCACTATTATCATTCTTACCAACTGATTGTGTCTTCCGATATTATGGGGTTTTCCAATCGTGAAAAAGCGATTATGGCGAATGTCGCTTATTATCATACGAAGGGAATTCCACATAGTGGACAGGCCAACTATGCTAAACTTTTAGAAGAAGACAAGGTGACAGTAGCCAAGCTCGCCGCCATGATTCGTTTGGCCGATGCCATGGATCGCAGCCATCGAAATAAGGTCAAAAAGGTGAATATATCGCTTAAAGGCAATGATTTGTTTATTAAAGTCGCAGTTCATGAAGATTATTCCCTAGAAGAATGGACTTTTGCTTCTAAAGCAGATTTTTTTGAAGACGTCTTTGGTGTGAGGGCTTTGTTAGAAAGGGGGAAAAGTAATGTTTGA
- the ppx gene encoding exopolyphosphatase: MTEHIAIVDLGSNSARLIVMHIYHNGAYNLVYNQKESVRLSEGMEQDNQLQEAAIGRAIHTLKVFAHMCQLHKVDRIIATATAAVRNASNGQAFVAKVRELTGIPLEIISGKKEAKIGSIAVTNTIDIKDALLFDLGGGSTELTLVRNNQVAELVSLPFGAITLSEKFQTQDKVTDEIIANLNNYILDKLLAIPWLSKLNLPLVGIGGTARNIAKMDQRRKNYPFPKLHNYRMGMVSLDSLWESLIKTNLSQRRKIPGLSSDRADIILAGMNVVKALFEVSAGEQFIISGCGLREGLFMHYYLTRQQQADVLPDILMHSTRNMLLFYKGNTIHAYHVSHLAMTLFDGWQKLHQLTLRERTLLKAAAFLHDIGITINYYDHARHSAYLVENARLFGLTHREQMLISAVTGWHHGVSTKSMRRIYYEFLDEADWSIARKLALILALAESLDQTEMSVIQGVTVKLTPTQAELKFEAYDNAVIEQQAIKKHQKWFRKEMKLPLIITEA, translated from the coding sequence ATGACTGAGCACATTGCCATTGTCGATTTAGGATCCAACTCAGCCCGACTCATTGTCATGCATATCTATCATAACGGTGCCTATAATCTCGTCTACAATCAAAAAGAAAGTGTTCGGCTCAGTGAAGGTATGGAGCAAGACAATCAGCTTCAAGAAGCTGCCATCGGACGGGCCATCCACACCTTAAAGGTTTTTGCACACATGTGTCAGTTACACAAGGTAGACAGAATTATTGCGACAGCCACCGCTGCCGTCCGCAATGCCAGTAACGGACAGGCATTTGTAGCGAAAGTACGCGAATTGACAGGTATCCCCCTTGAAATCATTAGCGGAAAAAAAGAGGCGAAAATCGGAAGTATTGCTGTCACGAATACTATCGATATTAAAGATGCGTTATTATTTGACTTAGGCGGTGGCAGTACCGAACTGACCTTGGTCCGCAACAACCAAGTAGCCGAACTCGTCAGTTTGCCGTTTGGTGCCATTACCTTATCGGAGAAATTCCAAACACAAGATAAGGTTACAGATGAAATAATTGCCAATTTAAATAATTATATCCTAGACAAGCTGTTGGCCATTCCCTGGCTAAGCAAGCTAAATTTGCCATTAGTCGGTATTGGCGGAACAGCGCGTAATATCGCCAAAATGGACCAACGACGCAAAAACTATCCTTTCCCGAAGTTACACAATTATCGGATGGGTATGGTATCCCTGGATAGCCTCTGGGAAAGCCTGATTAAAACGAATTTAAGTCAACGGCGCAAAATTCCCGGTCTAAGCAGTGATCGGGCCGATATTATTTTGGCTGGCATGAATGTCGTAAAAGCCCTATTTGAAGTATCGGCTGGGGAACAATTTATTATTAGCGGCTGCGGTCTAAGAGAAGGACTCTTTATGCATTACTATCTCACACGCCAGCAGCAAGCCGATGTCTTGCCTGATATCCTCATGCACAGCACACGCAACATGTTACTCTTCTATAAAGGCAATACCATCCATGCCTACCATGTCTCTCATCTAGCCATGACACTGTTCGACGGATGGCAAAAACTCCATCAACTCACGCTGCGCGAACGGACCTTGCTAAAAGCGGCTGCATTTCTCCATGATATTGGCATTACCATTAATTATTACGATCACGCCCGTCATAGCGCCTACTTAGTAGAAAATGCCCGGCTCTTTGGTCTAACGCATCGTGAACAAATGCTCATTTCCGCAGTGACGGGCTGGCACCATGGTGTCAGTACCAAATCGATGCGGCGAATTTATTATGAATTTCTTGACGAGGCTGACTGGAGCATTGCCCGCAAGCTAGCCCTGATACTAGCCCTTGCCGAAAGTCTCGACCAAACAGAAATGAGTGTCATTCAGGGAGTTACGGTAAAATTAACACCCACTCAAGCGGAATTAAAATTCGAGGCTTATGACAATGCCGTCATTGAACAACAAGCAATAAAAAAACACCAAAAGTGGTTCCGTAAAGAAATGAAGTTGCCACTCATTATTACAGAAGCCTAA